In Brassica rapa cultivar Chiifu-401-42 chromosome A06, CAAS_Brap_v3.01, whole genome shotgun sequence, a single window of DNA contains:
- the LOC117126068 gene encoding extensin-like: MPSYQSIQSVLNFMWGKGHKLDIRTNLKERTIMVRIPNEYIRTKVLEKKIWYVAPPCSMSLPDCLTAPPELPSKTPPLAKLPQKPPPNISPNIEPAAPKSPTHKSTTTPKSPAHKSTPTPTSDHPPASVTASQRIEGENLQKNFESDLQEIMDEDLTPITLPTINPPPSHKTATLPLKTLSLPSFSQPSPVSDCVTFTNLPLEAPFIIGLQALPHINRRITPFKHRPSFKKQLPRQKLSLKNSFATLDLSEPSSPTSDSSTPPANNPESFFVPPNSLTNQDPPFVPPPTLPSVPTEEPLLHNGVAPQPSL, from the exons ATGCCGTCCTATCAATCAATCCAAAGCGTGCTGAACTTCATGTGGGGTAAAGGCCACAAGCTGGACATCCGCACCAACCTGAAAGAAAGAACAATCATGGTGAGGATTCCCAATGAATACATCAGAACCAAAGTTCTTGAAAAGAAGATATGGTACGTCGCACCGCCATGTTCCATGTCTCTCCCTG ACTGTCTTACTGCCCCCCCTGAACTCCCATCCAAAACTCCCCCCCTTGCTAAACTTCCCCAAAAACCTCCACCTAATATTTCCCCCAACATTGAACCTGCTGCCCCCAAGTCCCCCACTCACAAGTCTACTACCACTCCCAAGTCCCCCGCCCACAAGTCTACTCCCACTCCCACCTCTGATCATCCCCCGGCCTCAGTGACTGCTTCTCAGCGCATTGAGGGAGAAAATTTGCAAAAGAACTTTGAATCTGATCTACAAGAGATCATGGATGAAGACCTTACCCCCATCACCCTCCCTACCATCAACCCCCCACCTTCTCATAAAACCGCCACCCTCCCTCTAAAAACTCTCTCACTCCCATCCTTCTCCCAACCCTCCCCTGTATCTGATTGCGTCACCTTCACAAACCTTCCCCTAGAGGCCCCGTTCATAATAGGCCTCCAAGCTCTCCCCCATATAAACCGTCGTATCACACCTTTTAAACACAGACCCTCCTTCAAAAAACAACTCCCTCGCCAGAAACTGTCTCTCAAAAACTCCTTTGCTACCCTCGATCTTTCTGAGCCTTCATCACCCACCTCCGACTCCTCCACTCCGCCTGCAAATAACCCCGAATCCTTTTTTGTCCCCCCCAACAGTCTAACTAACCAAGATCCCCCTTTTGTTCCCCCTCCCACTCTACCTTCTGTACCTACCGAGGAACCGCTCCTTCATAATGGAGTGGCTCCACAACCTTCCCTATGA
- the LOC117126066 gene encoding uncharacterized protein LOC117126066, producing the protein MNCISLLLNKAAEEGEFGYHHHCRESKLTHLCFADDLLIFCDGSVNSVKNILSVLDRFALVSGLSVNISKTSFFTCGLTPAEVAQITTETGLTQDTLPVRYLGVPLCTKKLSLSNCEPLIQQVKQKVNSWTAKSLSFAGRLLLINTVIAGISNFWCATFTIPKQCINAINSLCGAYLWRGTTEGHHSARVAWETITLSKAEGGLGVRDLVHWNRACLIKLIWLLFFRAGLIWVAWFIKQILSGNISNFWTLREKQTHSYTVRKLLRCRDLVFNWIKVKLGNGRKTLFWFENWSPFGCIKDFLNLPPQSTLGTRRPATVADINRNGNWSLPNPRSEEQLRLHTHLTTITLTDLEDTYIWQPQDIKLTSFSTAKLPHLAGGPKSMSNQGQDTKDGDSKLTHVGILGNQGRLRSREAMVSMSPRHAISNSTPPPPTTLPPGLADSDLSPLE; encoded by the exons ATGAACTGCATCTCCCTTCTCTTGAACAAAGCGGCTGAAGAAGGAGAATTTGGGTATCATCATCACTGTCGAGAATCAAAGCTAACCCATCTGTGTTTCGCAGATGATCTACTCATATTCTGTGATGGATCAGTCAACTCTGTGAAGAACATCCTCAGCGTTCTCGATCGCTTCGCATTGGTGTCGGGCCTCTCGGTTAACATTTCAAAGACTTCATTCTTCACCTGCGGTCTCACCCCTGCGGAAGTCGCCCAAATTACCACGGAAACGGGACTAACGCAAGATACTCTCCCTGTCAGATACCTAGGAGTCCCCCTCTGCACCAAAAAACTCTCCCTCTCCAATTGCGAACCCCTGATACAGCAAGTGAAGCAGAAAGTCAATAGTTGGACTGCGAAGTCACTTTCCTTCGCAGGAAGGCTCCTCCTGATAAACACTGTCATTGCTGGAATATCAAATTTCTGGTGCGCTACTTTCACAATTCCTAAGCAATGCATAAACGCTATCAACTCTCTATGTGGGGCATACCTTTGGCGTGGGACAACAGAAGGACATCACTCAGCACGCGTTGCTTGGGAAACCATAACTCTATCGAAGGCTGAAGGAGGCTTGGGAGTGCGTGATCTGGTCCACTGGAATAGAGCATGTCTGATCAAATTAATATGGCTCCTCTTCTTCAGAGCAGGATTAATATGGGTAGCTTGGTTTATCAAACAAATCCTCTCAGGCAACATTAGCAACTTTTGGACCCTGCGAGAGAAGCAAACTCATTCTTACACTGTCAGGAAGCTACTTCGATGCAGAGACTTGGTCTTCAATTGGATAAAAGTAAAGCTGGGAAACGGTAGAAAAACCTTATTCTGGTTCGAAAACTGGAGTCCTTTTGGTTGCATCAAAGATTTCTTGAATCTGCCACCACAATCGACCCTCGGAACTCGACGCCCAGCTACGGTTGCGGACATCAATCGGAATGGCAACTGGTCATTACCGAACCCTCGTTCTGAAGAGCAACTTCGCCTCCACACCCATCTCACCACCATCACCCTTACGGACCTTGAAGATACATATATCTGGCAACCGCAAGACATCAAATTGACATCATTCTCCACAG CAAAACTTCCTCACTTGGCTGGTGGTCCTAAATCGATGTCCAACCAAGGACAGGATACTAAGGATGGGGACTCCAAACTGACCCA TGTGGGAATTCTTGGCAACCAAGGCAGGCTGCGCTCCCGTGAGGCAATGGTCTCAATGTCTCCACGCCATGCAATCTCTAACTCTACCCCGCCACCTCCGACTACTCTCCCTCCTGGCTTGGCAGACAGCGATCTATCTCCTCTGGAATGA
- the LOC103873030 gene encoding pentatricopeptide repeat-containing protein At3g49710, which produces MNQTQWTFKSFRDLLLKCVAERDLFTGKTLHARYVKSLVASSTYLSNHFVNLYSKCGRLSSARAAFDCTEQPNVFSYNVIVKAYAKDSKIHIARQLFDEIPQADTVSYNTLISGYADARETVSAMILFKRMRELGFEVDGFTLSGLIAACCDRVELIMQLHCFAVSGGFDSYSSVNNAFVSYYSKGGLLREAVSVFYGMGELRDEVSWNSMIVAYGQHKEGAKALALYREMILKGFKIDMYTLASVLNALTSLNDLIGGRQFHGKLIKAGFHQNSHVGSGLIDFYSKCGGRNGMSDAEKVFQEILSPDLVIWNTMISGYSMNEELAEEAVRSFRQMQRIGHRPDDCSFVCVTSACSNLCSTSQGKQIHGLAIKSHIPSNRISVNNSLISMYYENGNLQDARRVFDRMPELNAVTYNCMIKGYAQHGRVTEALLLYQRMLDSGIAPNNITFVAVLSACVHSGKVAEGQNYFNTMKERFKIEPEAEHYSCMIDLLGRAGKLEEAERFIDSMPFKAGPVAWAALLNACRKHKNIALAERAAKELMAMKPNADTPYVMLANMYTDAGRWEEMAAVRKLMRSKRIRKKPGCSWIEVKKKEHVFVAEDWSHPMIREVCEYLEEMMKKMKELGYVMDKKWAMVKVDEAGEGEEEMRLGHHSEKLAVAFGLMSTGHGEEIVVKKNLRICGDCHNAIKFMSEVADREIIVRDNLRFHCFKDGKCSCGDYW; this is translated from the coding sequence ATGAACCAGACACAATGGACATTCAAATCTTTTCGAGACCTTCTTCTGAAATGCGTTGCGGAGAGAGATCTCTTCACAGGGAAAACCCTTCACGCTCGCTACGTGAAATCCCTCGTAGCTTCTTCCACTTACCTCTCAAACCACTTCGTAAACCTCTACTCCAAATGTGGACGCCTCTCCTCCGCACGTGCCGCATTCGACTGCACGGAACAACCCAATGTCTTCTCTTACAACGTAATCGTCAAAGCCTACGCGAAAGACTCGAAAATCCACATCGCACGGCAGTTGTTCGACGAAATTCCTCAAGCAGACACGGTCTCTTACAACACCCTCATCTCCGGGTACGCTGATGCTAGAGAAACTGTCTCCGCGATGATCTTGTTCAAGAGGATGAGAGAGCTGGGTTTTGAGGTTGATGGGTTTACGTTATCAGGGTTGATAGCAGCTTGTTGTGACCGCGTTGAGTTGATAATGCAGCTTCATTGTTTCGCTGTGTCGGGAGGTTTTGATTCTTACTCTTCTGTGAACAATGCTTTCGTCTCGTATTACAGTAAAGGAGGGCTTTTGAGAGAGGCGGTGTCTGTGTTTTACGGGATGGGTGAGTTAAGAGATGAAGTTTCATGGAACTCGATGATTGTGGCTTACGGGCAGCACAAGGAAGGAGCAAAGGCTTTAGCTTTGTATAGAGAAATGATCTTGAAAGGGTTCAAGATCGATATGTATACATTGGCAAGCGTTTTGAATGCTCTCACGAGCTTGAATGATCTGATCGGTGGACGTCAGTTCCACGGTAAGCTAATCAAGGCTGGATTTCACCAAAACTCACACGTGGGAAGTGGTTTGATCGATTTCTACTCGAAATGTGGAGGTCGTAACGGTATGTCTGATGCAGAGAAGGTGTTCCAAGAGATTCTGTCGCCGGATTTAGTTATCTGGAACACGATGATCTCAGGGTATTCAATGAACGAGGAACTCGCTGAAGAAGCTGTGAGGAGTTTCAGACAGATGCAGCGTATTGGACATAGACCTGACGACTGCAGTTTTGTCTGTGTCACAAGCGCTTGCTCGAATCTCTGCTCCACTTCTCAAGGTAAACAGATACATGGCTTGGCGATCAAGTCGCACATTCCTTCGAATAGAATCTCTGTGAACAACTCGTTGATCTCCATGTATTACGAGAACGGGAACCTTCAAGACGCGAGGCGAGTGTTTGATCGTATGCCAGAGCTTAATGCTGTAACGTACAACTGTATGATCAAAGGCTATGCACAGCACGGTCGTGTAACAGAGGCTTTGCTCTTGTACCAACGGATGCTGGACTCGGGTATTGCGCCTAACAATATAACCTTTGTAGCCGTTCTTTCAGCTTGTGTACACTCTGGTAAAGTCGCTGAGGGTCAGAACTACTTCAACACCATGAAGGAGAGGTTCAAGATCGAGCCAGAGGCTGAGCACTATTCTTGCATGATTGATCTTTTGGGAAGAGCAGGGAAGCTAGAAGAGGCGGAGAGATTCATAGACTCGATGCCGTTTAAGGCAGGCCCTGTTGCTTGGGCCGCGTTGCTCAACGCTTgtagaaaacacaaaaacataGCTCTTGCGGAGAGAGCAGCTAAGGAGCTTATGGCAATGAAACCTAACGCTGACACGCCGTATGTGATGCTAGCAAACATGTATACGGATGCAGGAAGATGGGAAGAGATGGCGGCGGTGAGGAAATTAATGAGGTCGAAAAGGATAAGGAAGAAGCCAGGATGCAGTTGGATagaagtgaagaagaaggagcATGTATTTGTGGCGGAAGATTGGTCTCACCCAATGATACGTGAAGTGTGTGAGTACCtagaggagatgatgaagaagatgaaggagCTTGGGTATGTGATGGATAAGAAATGGGCAATGGTGAAGGTGGATGAGgcgggagaaggagaagaagagatgagGTTAGGACATCACAGCGAGAAGCTAGCCGTGGCGTTCGGGTTGATGTCGACAGGACATGGAGAGGAGATAGTTGTGAAGAAGAATCTGAGGATATGTGGGGATTGTCACAATGCGATCAAGTTCATGTCTGAGGTTGCGGATAGAGAGATCATTGTAAGGGATAACCTTAGGTTCCATTGCTTTAAAGATGGCAAGTGTTCATGTGGGGATTATTGGTAA
- the LOC103873033 gene encoding 1-aminocyclopropane-1-carboxylate synthase 9-like, with the protein MKQLSTKVTSNAHGQDSSYFLGWEEYEKNPYDEIKNPNGIIQMGLAENQLCFDLIETWLAKNPDAAGLKKDGQSIFKELALFQDYHGLPEFKKALAEFMEEIRGNRVTFDPRKIVLAAGSTSANETLMFCLAEPGEAFLLPTPYYPGFDRDLKWRTGAEIVPIHCSSSNGFQITESALQQAYQQAQKLDLNVKGILVTNPSNPLGTMLTRRELNLLVDFITSKNIHLISDEIYSGTVFGFEQFVSVMDVLKDKKLENTEVSKRVHVVYSLSKDLGLPGFRVGAIYSNDEMVVSAATKMSSFGLVSSQTQYLLSALLSDKKFTGTYLNENKKRLKIRQRQLVSGLEAAGVTCLKSNAGLFCWVDMRHLLDTNTFEAELELWKKIVYEVKLNISPGSSCHCTEPGWFRVCFANMSEETLDLAMKRLKEYVESTDSNRLISKSSHERIKSLRKRTVSNWVFRVSWTDRVPDER; encoded by the exons atGAAACAGCTGTCGACAAAAGTGACAAGCAATGCTCATGGACAAGACTCATCTTACTTCTTGGGATGGGAAGAATACGAGAAGAACCCATATGACGAAATCAAGAACCCTAATGGGATTATTCAAATGGGTCTTGCTGAAAATCAG CTATGTTTTGATCTCATAGAGACATGGTTAGCTAAGAATCCAGACGCAGCCGGACTCAAGAAGGACGGCCAATCTATTTTCAAAGAGCTTGCTCTCTTCCAAGATTATCATGGCCTACCCGAATTCAAGAAA GCTTTGGCAGAGTTTATGGAGGAAATAAGAGGGAATAGAGTAACATTTGACCCACGGAAGATTGTTCTAGCTGCTGGTTCAACCTCTGCCAACGAAACTCTCATGTTTTGTCTCGCAGAACCTGGAGAAGCTTTCCTTTTACCCACTCCTTACTATCCAGG ATTCGATAGGGATTTGAAATGGAGAACCGGAGCAGAGATCGTACCGATTCATTGCTCGAGCTCTAATGGGTTCCAAATCACTGAGTCAGCTCTTCAACAAGCTTATCAACAAGCTCAAAAGCTTGATCTTAACGTCAAAGGGATTCTTGTTACCAACCCATCTAACCCACTTGGCACGATGTTGACCAGAAGAGAACTAAACCTTCTCGTTGACTTCATTACCTCCAAAAACATTCATCTCATAAGCGACGAGATCTATTCAGGTACCGTTTTTGGGTTTGAACAATTCGTTAGCGTCATGGATGTCTTAAAAGACAAGAAACTCGAGAACACGGAAGTCTCCAAAAGAGTTCATGTCGTTTACAGTCTTTCCAAAGATCTCGGTTTACCCGGTTTTCGCGTTGGAGCAATTTACTCCAACGACGAAATGGTTGTTTCGGCCGCGACGAAAATGTCGAGTTTCGGTCTCGTTTCTTCCCAAACACAATACCTTCTCTCTGCATTGCTTTCAGACAAGAAGTTCACAGGTACATACCTCAACGAAAACAAGAAAAGACTCAAGATTCGTCAAAGGCAACTCGTGTCCGGTCTTGAAGCCGCAGGAGTTACTTGTCTTAAAAGCAACGCTGGTTTGTTTTGTTGGGTCGACATGAGGCATCTCTTGGACACAAACACGTTCGAAGCAGAGCTTGAGCTTTGGAAGAAGATTGTGTACGAGGTGAAACTGAATATTTCACCCGGTTCATCGTGCCATTGTACTGAACCGggttggtttagggtttgtttcGCCAATATGAGTGAAGAGACACTCGATTTGGCGATGAAAAGGCTCAAAGAATACGTAGAGTCAACCGATAGTAACAGATTGATTTCAAAAAGCAGTCATGAAAGGATCAAGAGTTTGAGGAAGAGGACTGTCTCTAACTGGGTTTTCCGGGTTTCATGGACCGACCGTGTACCTGATGAACGATGA
- the LOC117126067 gene encoding uncharacterized protein LOC117126067, translating into MTRTCRDWDYASNHASDPDGRIIIIWKHPASVTLLHQTRQSLTCEISIGSSHKFTFTAIYAANTSPERSDLWVDLLNLQQTLSLDSTPWVMGGDFNQINHFSEHSLPGVNCFDTPMLEFRGTLADLGLFDLRYNGPVFTWTNKCPALPIAKKLDRFLVNHSWISSFSQSQASFLPPEISDHCPGLLNLAVHLPTSGTKPFKFYNYLTKHPLFYQTVHAAWNQAGGIAWDLSHLCVKLKIIKRDLKKLNRDNFSNIQERVREANTLLNVAQVKALNDPTSANFREEKELLERWKLPQSH; encoded by the coding sequence ATGACAAGAACCTGCAGAGACTGGGATTACGCATCCAATCATGCTTCTGACCCGGATGGTCGTATCATTATTATCTGGAAACACCCTGCTTCAGTTACTCTACTCCATCAAACTCGCCAGTCTCTCACCTGTGAGATAAGCATCGGGAGCAGCCACAAATTCACATTCACTGCCATCTATGCGGCGAACACCTCTCCTGAGAGATCTGACCTCTGGGTAGATCTTCTAAACCTCCAGCAAACACTAAGCCTAGACTCGACCCCATGGGTTATGGGAGGAGATTTCAACCAGATTAACCATTTCTCAGAGCACTCCTTACCAGGAGTAAATTGTTTTGATACCCCCATGCTTGAATTCAGAGGCACCCTAGCTGATCTTGGGTTATTTGATCTCAGATATAATGGCCCTGTCTTCACTTGGACCAATAAATGCCCAGCCCTCCCCATCGCCAAAAAACTAGACCGCTTCCTCGTTAACCATAGCTGGATCTCATCTTTTTCCCAAAGCCAAGCCTCCTTTCTACCTCCTGAAATCTCAGACCACTGTCCTGGCCTCCTTAAcctagctgtccacctcccaaCCTCCGGAACCAAGCCATTTAAGTTCTACAACTACCTAACCAAGCACCCTCTCTTCTACCAGACAGTCCACGCTGCTTGGAATCAGGCCGGAGGCATTGCTTGGGATCTTTCTCATCTTTGTGTGAAACTGAAAATAATAAAGAGAGATCTTAAAAAGCTAAATAGAGACAATTTTTCTAATATCCAAGAGAGAGTTAGAGAGGCTAACACTTTGCTTAATGTTGCGCAGGTAAAAGCACTAAACGACCCAACCAGTGCGAACTTTAGAGAGGAAAAAGAACTACTTGAACGCTGGAAACTTCCTCAGAGCCATTGA